The nucleotide sequence TCCGGAGGACAGCTCTTCACCGTTGCAGACCAGATCGTACTGGTAGGCCAGCACATCCAGGGGGTCCTTTTCGTTCAGCGCATCAAGTCCGCCCTGGGGCATGGAAAAGGGGTTATGACTGAACTGAACCGCCCCGGTGCTTTCGTCCCGTTCGTACATCGGGTAATCTACTATCCAGCAGAAGCGGAAGCTGTTTTTCTCCAGTAAGTCCAGGTCCTTGCCCAGCTTGCTGCGTACCTGCCCGGCAATGGCGGCGGCGCTCCGGCTCTGGTCGCAGACAAAGAAAACCACATCCCCTTCGCTCACATCACAGGCAGAAGCTATGGCCTGAATACTCTCTTCAGAGAGAAATTTGGCTATGGGGCTCTTTACCTCTCCGCCGTCGACCCATGTTATATACGCCAGTCCCCTGGAGCCTACGGACTGCGCGTATTCGATCAGCTTATCAAAGAAAGAGCGGGGCTGTCCGGCGATACCTTTTACCGGCAGTGCCCGGACTACCGCCCCGGAGGCAATTGCCCCGGCAAAGGCCTTGAAGTCCGATCCCCGGAAGGCCTCGGTCACATCCCGGATAATAATCGGGTTCCGCAGGTCCGGTTTGTCCGAACCGTATTTCAGCATGGCTTCGGCATAGGGAATGCGCTCGAAGGGAGCCGACGATATCTTCCAGTCTGAAAACTCAGTAAAAAGGCCTGTCATCAGCTCCTCAATCACGACAAACACATCGTCCTGCTCAACAAAAGACATTTCCATGTCGATCTGGTAGAACTCTCCGGGGCTGCGGTTGGCACGGGCGTCCTCGTCCCGAAAACAGGGGGCTATCTGGAAGTAGCGATCAAAGCCTGAAACCATTAAAAGCTGCTTGTACTGCTGCGGAGCCTGTGGAAGGGCGTAAAACTGGCCGGGTTGCAGCCGGGAAGGCACCAGAAAGTCCCTGGCCCCCTCGGGACTGGAGGCGGTCAGAATAGGGGTCTGGAACTCGGTAAACCCCATGGCCTCCATGCGGCGGCGTACAGACGAGATAACCTTTGAGCGCAGCAGGATATTCCTGTGCATAGTCTCCCGCCGCAAGTCAAGGTAGCGGTAGGTCAGCCTCAGATCTTCCGGTTCTTTGTCCTCAGGAAAAATCTGAAAGGGCAGGGGACTGCAGCGGCCCAGAATCTCGTAACTTTTTATCTCTACTTCAACCTCGCCGGTCTCAATCTTTGAGTTTACCGTTTCCGGGTCCCGCCGTTTGACCGTTCCTGTAACACATATGCAGTTTTCCTTCTGCAGATGAGCTACCTCGTATTTAAATCCCGATTCGGGGTAACTGACCAGCTGGGTAATCCCGTAATTATCCCGCAGATCAATAAAAAGGACCCCGCCGTGGTCACGATGGTTATTAATCCACCCGGAAAGGGTCACCTCCTGCCCGACATGGGACACCCGTAATTCATTCAAGCGGTGAGTGCGGTACTTACTCATGTTCTACCCCGTATTATTGTGAAAAACCTTGAAAAAGCTTTCTGATACTATCAGATATAAAACTATCCTTGCAATAAAGGTCCGCGATCAGTTACAGATCAAAACGGCGGCGAATCAGGGTCTGAACTGCCTGAGGGTCCGCTTTGCCTCCGCTTGCCCGCATTACCTGTCCCACGAAAAAGCCGATAGGCTTCATGTCGCCGTTTTTCAGCTGCTCCACCGCCTGGGGATTCTCTGCAGCGATTTTATCTACCATGGCAGCAAGCTCTTCGGAGTTATCCTCCTGCTCAAGACCCCGCTCGGTAACAATTGTCTCCGGGTCTTTATCCTCATCCAGTATCGCCTCCAGGACCTCCCGGGCACTGTTGCGGTTAATGCGCTTATCATCGACAAGAGCAATCAGGTCTGCCAGGCGCCGGGGGCTCAGACTGCTGCAGGCAATCTCCTCCTCCCGGCGTTTCAGGTACTTCTGCACATCCCCGGTCATCCAGGCCGCGGCGTTCTGCGGGTCCGCTCCCAGGGCGGTAACGGCCTCGAAAAAGTCAGCGCTGCTTATTTCCTCCGTTAACAGTTCCGCCTGTACCGGCTTTAGCCCCGTCTTTTCAACAAATCTGGTTCGCCGCGCCAGCGGCAGCTCGATCATGGATTCCTCTACCCGTGAAAAAAAGGCGTCATCCGGCCGGAACGACGGTAAATCAGGCTCAGGAAAGTAACGGTAATCGTGGGCACTCTCCTTGGAACGCATGGATTCAGTCCTGCCTGCGGCCTCGTCCCAAAGACGGGTCTCCTGTACAACCTTTTCTCCCCGGTCCAGCAGCTTCTTCTGCCGGCGGATCTCGTGGTTCAAAGCCAGGCGCAGAAACTTTGAGGAGTTGATGTTTTTTATCTCCGTCTTGGTCCCCAGGCCCTTTCCTGCAAGGTTTATCGAAATGTTCCCGTCGCAGCGCAGGGAGCCCTCTTCCATATTGCCGTCGCAGACCCCCATGTAGCGTACAAGAGAGCGGAACTGCTGCAGAAAGGCCTCGGCATCTTCACCGGTACTCAGGTCCGGTTCGGTAACAATCTCCAGAAGCGCGGTTCCGGCGCGATTGTAATCCAAAAGGCTGCCCGAGGGGGTGTGGATCATCTTGCCGGCATCCTCTTCCAGGTGAATATCATGAATCCTGACCCGTTTAATCTCGCCTTCAACATCAATATCAAACCAGCCGCCGATCCCGACGGGTGAGTGGAACTGGGATATCTGATAGTTCTTGGTCATGTCGGGATAAAAATAGTTTTTGCGATCAAAAACAGCCTTTTCCGCGGGTCTGCAGTTCAGAGCTTTTCCCACACGGTAGGACATGAATATGGCCTCTTCGTTCAGCGCCGGCAGCACCCCGGGGTATCCCATACAGACAGGGCATACATTGGAGTTTGGTTCGTCCCCAAAGCGGGAGGCACAGTCGCAGAAGACCTTGCTTGAGCTTAAAAGGTGTATGTGAATTTCCAAACCGATAAAGGACTGATACGTGCTCATGCAGGCTCCTTGAATCCCGGACAGCCCGCCGGTTCAAATACTGAACGGTACTCCGCGGCGGCGGAAAAGAGCCGCCCCTCGCACAAGGCCGGGGCAAGCAGCTGCATGCCCACCGGCATATGTCCATCCATGCCGGCGGGAAAACTCAATCCCGGAACTCCCGCCAGATTGGCCGCGGCGGTAAACTTGTCCGCCAGTTTCTGCTGGAAAGCATCCATTCCCGACTCTCCGTGGGGGAAAGCCGCAACCGGAAAGGTGGGCATTAAGAGCAGTTCAGCCCCTCCGAAAACTCTGGAAAACTCGCGTGCAATAAGGGTACGGATGCGCTGAGCCCGGCCGTAGTACCGGTCCTGGAACCCTGAGCGCAGCACATACGTCCCCAGCAGAATTCTGAGTTTTACCTCGTGCCCGAAGCCCTCGCTGCGGGTATTGCGGACCATCTCGGCGTGTTCCTCGCCGTCTGCCCGATAGCCGTAGCGGATTCCGGTGTAGCGTGCCAGGTTCGCCGAGGCTTCGGCTGTGGCTATGGTGTAATATGCGGGAACCACGTAATCCAGGGTTTCCAGTGTAACAGGGACAATCTCCCAGCCAAGTTTTTTGTAGCCCTTCAGAGTTTCCTGGTACACAGCATCCACTCCGGGACTCAGGTCCTTAAGATCCTTAAGTACAGCGATCCTCCGCCCGGAAAATTCGCCGGAACGGTCTTCGTACGGAACAGTTGTCTGATCCTTCGTGTCTTCCCCTTTTATGGTGTCAAAAACAAGACGGCAGGTTTCAATATCCCGGGCCAGAACACCGACACTCTCAAGAGAAGAAGCATATGCCACAAGCCCGTAACGGGAAACCGCGCCGTAGGTAGGTTTAAGTCCATAGACCCCGCAGAAGGAGGCGGGCTGCCGTACTGAACCGCCGGTATCGCTGCCCAGGGCAAAGGGGACCAGGCCGGCAGCGACCGCCGCCGCCGATCCGCCGGAAGATCCGCCGGTGACCCGTGAGGGATCCCAGGGATTGGAGCTCGGCCCATGAACCGAGTTTTCACAGGAAGAACCCATGCCGAACTCATCCAGGTTGCACTTGCCATAGACCCGGGCACCGGCGGCTTCCAGGCGCTCTACCGCGCTGGCCGAATAGGGCGAGGTAAATCCCTCCAGGATCTTCGAGCCGCAGCTCAGGTCCAGCCCCCTGACGGCTATGTTATCCTTTACCCCGTAGGGGATTCCCGTAAGAGGCCCGACGCTATTCTCGTTTTTATTTCTCTGTTGTTCTGCCAGAAAATCAATCTGTACAAAAGAGTTGATCTTTGTTTCCCATTCATCAACGTAGCCACGGTGTGCCGAAGCCCGGGAAGAATCGTCCAGAAGTCCGCGCCAGGAGGATAGAATATCGCTTGTCATATCTTTTTCCATAATCAGTCCGAATCTTCAGCCAAGGACCTTGGGAATCCGGAAGAAGCGTTCCTGCCGATCCGGGGCATTGGCTAAAACCCCCTGCGACAGATCTTCTTTCCGAACCTGATCCGGCCGGGTTCTGTTTCCCCGCACACCGACATGGGTCGTAGCTTCTACACCATCCACATCGATACCCTTCATCAGTTCAAAATATTCAAGGATTCGTCCAACCTCTTCATCGAAGGCTGCACGTTCACTCCCGGAAAGATGCAGATTGGCCAGTTCGGCGGTTATGTCAAGTTCTTTTTCTTCCATGATTGCAGCCACTCTACCGGAGGATTCTTCCCTCTGTCAATACACGGAGCTAACTGTTTACATAATAACGGATTAAATACTTATAGACCGCTTCCTCTTTTTTTCTCGGTGGTCCGACCGATTTGACTTTTTATCAGTAATACTGTATTCTTTAACCTTATCCTGTAACATAACCTTTTATCGACCATATAAATACACAGAACGGTTTAAGTGTATTATAATTGTCGTGTATACCCCGATACGGGTAAGGAGTATTCGTGGTCAAGACGGGCTTTCCCACTATTCACTTCTATGACCAAGATTTTGTGGATCTTTACGATCGGACCTGGGCCTGGCTTGAAGACTTCTGGGCCAGGGGTACCAAAAAAAACGGCCTTGAATCCCGCTTTTTCTATTATCCTTCCAGCGAGACGGTTAATCAGTTCGACGCGTGTCTGTCCACCTTTTTTCTTGTCTACAGCAACAAGGTGTATCCGGCTTCTCCGTCTCTGGATAACTTTTACGCCAAGCAGGAGGAGTCCGGAGCCATCCGCGGTGAATACGAAATCGCCAGCGGCAAACCGGTCCTCACCGAGGAAAACCCCGAAGGAGCTGCGCCGCCCCTCTTCTCCTACGCTGAGTACAACCTGTACCACAAAGAGGGGAACAAAAAGCGCCTAAAGGATATCATGCCGATTCTGGAAAAATACTTCGACTGGCTTGAGGCCACCTTCAAGGATGATACCGGCATGTACAGTGTTCCTTTTAAAGCCCTGTACATGCCCAACGCTCCCCGGACTCAGGCTAAATACCCGGTGGATTTCAATACACAGCAGGCCATTAACGCCCTCTATATGTCAGCCATCGGGGATGTCCTCAACGACAAGGAGATGAGCTTCAAGTACAAGCGCCAATACTTCTCCTTAAAGACCCGCATCAATTCCCAAATGTGGAACAACGAAACAGGTTTCTATCATGACCTGGACGCGGACCAGCAGCGGCTGCCCCAGAAGACCATTGCCGGTTTCTGGCCTCTTTTGGCGGAGATTCCCAACGAGGACCGGGCCAATAAGATGATTGATCATCTGAAGAACCCGAGCACCTTCGGTCTGGAGAACCCTTTTCCCACCCTGTCGGCAGACGATCCCGACTTTTCCGAAGACGGGGAGGGCTGCCGCGGTTCGGTGGTGCCGGCCTTTACCTTTATGATAGTTAAGGGTCTGGAAAAATACGCCCGGTACGAACTGGCCCGGGAGTGCGCCATCCGGCACCTCTACTACATGCTGGACACCCTGCATCCCGAAGGCAAGGAGAAGGGCAACATCTACGAAGCCTATGCACCCCGGCGGGACGGACCGTCAAAATGGAGCGGTAACCCCGATTATCCCCGGCCTCTCTACCTGGCTTACGCGGCACTGTCGGCAGTCACCCTTATGATAGAAAACATCATCGGCCTCTACATAAGCCTTCCCCGTAAAACCGTTGACTGGATCATTCCAACCCTGGAGATCATGGGTATCGAAGACCTCTCCTTAAAACGCAACATGATCACTATTCTGAGCAACAAGAGCGGACGAGGCTGGGAAATAAGGCTGGAATCGGAAAAGCTCTACTACTTTACCATTAATATCTTAAGCGAACGTAAAAAGAAGACCCTCCCCATTCCTTCAGGCAAATGCTCCATGCTGATCGATAAGTTATAGGACAGTCAGAAATCATGAGTTTTTTTGGCAAATTCATTGGCGGTACTATCGGTTTTCTGATGGGAGGCCCCCTGGGGGCCATCGCAGGGGTGGCCTTTGCCCATGTACTGCAGCAGTCCCAGGAGGCGGACCGCATCTCCGGCTCCTCCTACTTCCGCAACTACAACCGCCGTATGAACACCACCGAACATGCCCACATGACATTCTTTGTGGGCGCCTTTTCCCTGCTGGCAAAGCTGGCCAAAGCAGACGGCGAACTGACCCGCAACGAAGAAGCAACAATCCGGCGCTTCATGATCGAAGAACTCAGGCTGGATCCAACCTCTCAATACACTGCTCTGCGGATCTTTGACGCAGCCCTCTCTACAAATGAGGATTACACCGACATTGCCCGGCAGTTCTACCGGGAGTTCCGTAACCGGCCCCAGATCCTGGAGCTTATGATCGACATCCTCTTTCGCGTGGCCATTGCCGACGGCGGAGTCAACAAGGCTGAGGGAAGCATGATCCTGAATATCGTCAGGATCTTCAACTTCCGGCAGGACCAGTACGACCGTATAAAAGAACGCTACGTAGCCAATACCAACAAGTATTACGCCGTCCTGAACTGCAAGCCCGAAGATGACGACGAGACCATTAAAAAATCCTACCGTAAACTGGTACGGGAAAACCATCCCGATGCCATCGCCGCCAAGGGGCTTCCCGACGAATTCCAGAAGGTAGCAACGGACAAATTCCGCCAGATCCAGGACGCTTACGAGCACATCCGCAAGGAGCGCGGTTTTTAAGCTGAATGATCCGGCTGCGCTTTTACGAGGAGCTGAACGACTTTCTCAATCCGGAGCGCCAAAAATGTACCTTCACGGTGCCCCATGAATTCCCCCGCAGTGTAAAGGACCTCATAGAAGCGGTGGGGGTCCCCCATGTAGAAGTCGATCTTATCCTGGTCAACGGCCAATCGGTCACCTTCGACTACCAGGTTAAGGACGAAGACCGGATCAGCGTCTA is from Marispirochaeta sp. and encodes:
- the aspS gene encoding aspartate--tRNA ligase; amino-acid sequence: MSKYRTHRLNELRVSHVGQEVTLSGWINNHRDHGGVLFIDLRDNYGITQLVSYPESGFKYEVAHLQKENCICVTGTVKRRDPETVNSKIETGEVEVEIKSYEILGRCSPLPFQIFPEDKEPEDLRLTYRYLDLRRETMHRNILLRSKVISSVRRRMEAMGFTEFQTPILTASSPEGARDFLVPSRLQPGQFYALPQAPQQYKQLLMVSGFDRYFQIAPCFRDEDARANRSPGEFYQIDMEMSFVEQDDVFVVIEELMTGLFTEFSDWKISSAPFERIPYAEAMLKYGSDKPDLRNPIIIRDVTEAFRGSDFKAFAGAIASGAVVRALPVKGIAGQPRSFFDKLIEYAQSVGSRGLAYITWVDGGEVKSPIAKFLSEESIQAIASACDVSEGDVVFFVCDQSRSAAAIAGQVRSKLGKDLDLLEKNSFRFCWIVDYPMYERDESTGAVQFSHNPFSMPQGGLDALNEKDPLDVLAYQYDLVCNGEELSSGAIRNHQPELMYRAFQIGGYSREEVDSQFSGMISAFRYGAPPHGGIAPGLDRIIMLLAKVENLREIVAFPMNQKAQEPMMGSPREVSEKQLDELHIRVELPDEEL
- the gatB gene encoding Asp-tRNA(Asn)/Glu-tRNA(Gln) amidotransferase subunit GatB → MSTYQSFIGLEIHIHLLSSSKVFCDCASRFGDEPNSNVCPVCMGYPGVLPALNEEAIFMSYRVGKALNCRPAEKAVFDRKNYFYPDMTKNYQISQFHSPVGIGGWFDIDVEGEIKRVRIHDIHLEEDAGKMIHTPSGSLLDYNRAGTALLEIVTEPDLSTGEDAEAFLQQFRSLVRYMGVCDGNMEEGSLRCDGNISINLAGKGLGTKTEIKNINSSKFLRLALNHEIRRQKKLLDRGEKVVQETRLWDEAAGRTESMRSKESAHDYRYFPEPDLPSFRPDDAFFSRVEESMIELPLARRTRFVEKTGLKPVQAELLTEEISSADFFEAVTALGADPQNAAAWMTGDVQKYLKRREEEIACSSLSPRRLADLIALVDDKRINRNSAREVLEAILDEDKDPETIVTERGLEQEDNSEELAAMVDKIAAENPQAVEQLKNGDMKPIGFFVGQVMRASGGKADPQAVQTLIRRRFDL
- the gatA gene encoding Asp-tRNA(Asn)/Glu-tRNA(Gln) amidotransferase subunit GatA gives rise to the protein MTSDILSSWRGLLDDSSRASAHRGYVDEWETKINSFVQIDFLAEQQRNKNENSVGPLTGIPYGVKDNIAVRGLDLSCGSKILEGFTSPYSASAVERLEAAGARVYGKCNLDEFGMGSSCENSVHGPSSNPWDPSRVTGGSSGGSAAAVAAGLVPFALGSDTGGSVRQPASFCGVYGLKPTYGAVSRYGLVAYASSLESVGVLARDIETCRLVFDTIKGEDTKDQTTVPYEDRSGEFSGRRIAVLKDLKDLSPGVDAVYQETLKGYKKLGWEIVPVTLETLDYVVPAYYTIATAEASANLARYTGIRYGYRADGEEHAEMVRNTRSEGFGHEVKLRILLGTYVLRSGFQDRYYGRAQRIRTLIAREFSRVFGGAELLLMPTFPVAAFPHGESGMDAFQQKLADKFTAAANLAGVPGLSFPAGMDGHMPVGMQLLAPALCEGRLFSAAAEYRSVFEPAGCPGFKEPA
- the gatC gene encoding Asp-tRNA(Asn)/Glu-tRNA(Gln) amidotransferase subunit GatC gives rise to the protein MEEKELDITAELANLHLSGSERAAFDEEVGRILEYFELMKGIDVDGVEATTHVGVRGNRTRPDQVRKEDLSQGVLANAPDRQERFFRIPKVLG
- a CDS encoding trehalase family glycosidase, yielding MVKTGFPTIHFYDQDFVDLYDRTWAWLEDFWARGTKKNGLESRFFYYPSSETVNQFDACLSTFFLVYSNKVYPASPSLDNFYAKQEESGAIRGEYEIASGKPVLTEENPEGAAPPLFSYAEYNLYHKEGNKKRLKDIMPILEKYFDWLEATFKDDTGMYSVPFKALYMPNAPRTQAKYPVDFNTQQAINALYMSAIGDVLNDKEMSFKYKRQYFSLKTRINSQMWNNETGFYHDLDADQQRLPQKTIAGFWPLLAEIPNEDRANKMIDHLKNPSTFGLENPFPTLSADDPDFSEDGEGCRGSVVPAFTFMIVKGLEKYARYELARECAIRHLYYMLDTLHPEGKEKGNIYEAYAPRRDGPSKWSGNPDYPRPLYLAYAALSAVTLMIENIIGLYISLPRKTVDWIIPTLEIMGIEDLSLKRNMITILSNKSGRGWEIRLESEKLYYFTINILSERKKKTLPIPSGKCSMLIDKL
- a CDS encoding TerB family tellurite resistance protein, with translation MSFFGKFIGGTIGFLMGGPLGAIAGVAFAHVLQQSQEADRISGSSYFRNYNRRMNTTEHAHMTFFVGAFSLLAKLAKADGELTRNEEATIRRFMIEELRLDPTSQYTALRIFDAALSTNEDYTDIARQFYREFRNRPQILELMIDILFRVAIADGGVNKAEGSMILNIVRIFNFRQDQYDRIKERYVANTNKYYAVLNCKPEDDDETIKKSYRKLVRENHPDAIAAKGLPDEFQKVATDKFRQIQDAYEHIRKERGF